The Candidatus Desulfofervidus auxilii DNA segment TTTTTCAACTCTACCAACAATCTCATGACCTAAAATAACAGGAAATTTTGGAGGTGGGGTTCTACCCTCAATTTCGTCTAATTCTGTATGGCAAACACCACAGGCACAAATCTTAATGAGGATTTCATTACCTTTAGGTTGTGGAATAGGCAAATCCACAAGCTTTAATGGATTTTTGTTTCTATCCATGGATACCACTTTAGATAAAACCATGGCTTTCATTAAACTCTACCTCTTCTGATATAAAATATTGGTATCATGTACTGTATTCTATGTAAATAGAATAACCACCTAAAAATAGGACTTCATCAAAGTAATTTTAACGGAGATCCAAATGTTAAGCGCACCTGTCTGCCGACAGGCAGGATGGCTCAATGCAGAATGCAAATTGAAAAATGCAAAATCGCCTTCTGTTAAATTAGAACGTTAGCAGGTTAGAACGATGAGACGTGCTTAGTCCTTAGTCCCTAGTCCTTAGTCCTTAGTCTCTAGTCAATTCTAGTCTTCTTTTTGATTGAGGCATTACAAAGTTGCAAGTTGGAAAGTTGGCAAGTTTACACGTTAGCACGTTAGCAAGTTGGCACGTTGGAATTGGGAATTAGGAAATGGGAATTGGGAATTTCTATTTTCTATTTTCTATTTTCTATTTTCTGTTTCCCGTTTCCCTTTCCTTCTTTTCCTTCTTTATGCGCGTTAACACGTTTACACATTGACACGTTTACATGTTAGAATTGGGAACTGGGAATTTCTGTTTTCCGTTTTCTATTTTCTTAACTGTATTTTGTAGGTTAGACCCCAATTCCACTACATTTGACTATTTCATTCCCTCACTATTTCACTACTCACTGATTTAATGTTTTGGCATTAAGACATTTGGATTTCAATTGATATTTGGATTTTGAAATTTGGATTTTTTAGACCATATTTAAACGTTTGTTCTTTTTGTTAAACTACTTATGGTCTGACTTTGACGTAGCCCTGCACCTAAAAACTTGATAACTTGACAATACAATCTCTCTATATTATAAAACGGACTGTCAGGAGGGCAAGGTGCGAACTTTCATCCTTAGAAAAGAAGATGTGGAGCGGAATTGGTATGTAATAGATGCCGCAGGAAAGACTTTAGGGCGTTTGTGTTCTCAAATTGCCTTTAGATTAATGGGTAAGCATAAACCTATCTATACTCCCCATGTAGATACTGGGGATTATGTGATTGTAATTAATGCTGAAAAAATTAAACTTACAGGTAAAAAATGGACACAAAAGATTTACTATCGCCACTCTGGTTACATGGGAGGTTTAAAGAGTTTTACGGCCAAGGAAATGTGGGAAAAAAAGCCAGAGCGCCTCATTGAGTTAGGAGTAAGAAGAATGCTTC contains these protein-coding regions:
- the rplM gene encoding 50S ribosomal protein L13, with product MRTFILRKEDVERNWYVIDAAGKTLGRLCSQIAFRLMGKHKPIYTPHVDTGDYVIVINAEKIKLTGKKWTQKIYYRHSGYMGGLKSFTAKEMWEKKPERLIELGVRRMLPKNRLGRKMFKKMKVYVGSNHPHQAQKPIPLEIK